From the Synchiropus splendidus isolate RoL2022-P1 chromosome 3, RoL_Sspl_1.0, whole genome shotgun sequence genome, the window GCAATGTTACAGAGGATGTCTTTCAAATACAACACAATACACTCCCCAGTTGTAATAATCTGGCAACAtaatcctccactttcagcgGTGACAGCACCAGGGTCGCTGCCCTGTCGGCTGGTGACTGAACCGGAGTGGTTCAACACAAGCGGAAATGAGTTTGACTTTCTGACCCATGTATCACATGttccctctttatttgatcacttcGTTGTTGTCCATGTTGTCAAGGATCAAACACAACCGTCTCTGTCGTCATGGCGatgcttcaatgcaaagtgtGGTTTAAAGTCTGCACACAGCGATGAAGGTTTGGGATATTCCGCTGTGTTGTGTGAGTCGATGTTTCGTGTCACTCCTGTGGGCCGTCAGGTGACGACAGCTTCGGTTTTAACTAGAAAAGCATTCAGACCTGAGGCCGATAAAGAGGTCAAACTTTTAAAACTCTGGTCGGGACCCCAACCCCGGCCACGGTGGGAGGAGACCACTGAGGGAGTACAGAGACCTTGGACGTGTGCAGATCTTGTGTCCTGAACGCCTGACTTGATGACTGAAGAAATGATCCGGATCACCCTCAAACTGGAGTCATTTGTTCCTTGCCTCCTTTCACACGTTTCTCCTCCACCAACAACAAAAGTTATTTAAGAAATGTTTGCTGACAATCGAGACTTCTGAGCTGAACATCGTGCACTTGTTGCTGCTATAACTGTGCCAAATAAAGTCTTGACAATCCGTCCTCCGACTGTTCTGTGTCGTCATCACCAAGGTCCACACAGAGCCCTGAGCTTGTGGGTGGCAGCTCCAGTCCAGGAGACCAGGAACCTTCAGCATCTTCTTGATGCTCTTCTGACGTTTGTACTGATCGTCGTACATGAAACTGTCATGAAGTGATGTGATACTGATCCGAAAACATTCCTCCCCTGCTGCAGCTGTGAGCGTCCACAGTTTCAACACATGGAAGCTCACAGAACCTCCACTGAGAGGCTCACCTCCAGGTGGTGTCTCAGGGAGGGACTCACAGCTTCACTGGCGACCCCTGGTGGTGTGTTTTCTCCTGAACATTCCACTCCACACCCCGTcaccacaagaaaaacacacactccagcAACACTGTTCATCCACagctttatttcagtgattgaagtcacatgatcaattGTCCAGAGGCCAAACccaaacacacagcacaacaTGGACGACAACTCAACAAGCCCATCACATCAACACAACTCCACGACAAGAACATTCTCAGGAACACACAACATTGATACACAAAACTCAGGTGGCTCCAACGTAAGTGACTGAAACTCACAAGACACAAACCTGAAATCCAAACCACGTTCAAACAGTTTTGCCAGTAAAAGCACTTTGGGAACATTGATATGAATAGAGCAAGATcattattacacacacacagacacaagtgttTAGAGCCCAACAATCATGACACACagaaggacacaaacacactgctggagaggaaagaagTCAATAACCAGCAGGAAGAGTTTGTGAGACACAACTCACACTGTGGTTtagttcagcttcaggatcTCACATGAGGAGGACCAGACCAAGACCCTGAGCCCAGCATgtagaggctgagtgaaggtggtgtggactctgtggaggagggtcaTGGTTTCAGAGATGCTGTAGAAGGACAGAAGACCTGCAgagtgatccaggtacactcCCACTCTGGAGGGTGGAGCTGTGGAGACTTCAGTTGtgatgctgttgtgtgtgaATAAACAACCAGAGTCCTGACACCATAAAGACCAAGATTTGTCATTATCTCCAAATCTACTTTCTCCTCCTGATCTGCTGATGTTCTTGTATGAGACTGCTACTGCTGCTCCTCTACTCCACTCCACCTCCAAGTAACAACGTCCAGTCAGAGGCTCTTTACTCAGGACCTGATGAGCACGAGTGAATCTGTCTGGATGATGAGGAGACTGATCTTTCCCCGTGAAAGTCACTTTCCTGTTTCCTTTagacaacaacaaccatgactgagcagtgtttggatCCAGAGTGATGTCCCGTGAGAACGTGAGGAACTCAGCTCTGGTCTTGGGCTCTGCTCGGAGCATGAGTGAGATGTTGGTGCAGGTGTCTCTCAGAAGGTCCTGGAGTCgctctctgctggctgacacggctgctgacacttcctcaaagcagcagtgaggacGGACGTGGGTCCTGGAGGAGAGCGTGTCCTCACTGACCTCTGAGAGTGAGGACCTGTTCTGGAGAAAGACCGAGTGACTGtcggtgagtgacagctgctgcagctcagcatctttcttcttcagctcagcgatctcctgctccagctgctcctgaagtGCTTGTACTCGGGTGGCTTCAGTCTCCTGCCGGGATCTGATATGCTGCTCCACATCTGACATTCTTCTCTGGAGGTTCTGGATCAGCTGCTGGAGGGTCTCCTGACTGTCCTTCACTGCTTTATCAGCAGAGTCTCTGATGGTCTCCTGCTCCTGAtgaagcagcttcagctcttcctctctctcctggatcctctgctggatccttcctcgactctgatccacctctttctctcgctctcttctctctgctgcggccgagacaatgtggtggtctttgtgttggtccacagcacagaggtgacagatgacctgctgatcagtacgacagaacatcttcttctcctcatcgtGTTGAGGGCAGATGAtctcctggagctgcttggaCGGCTGGACCAGCTTGTGTCTCCTGAAGGCTGGAGCTTCTAGATGAGGCTGGAGGTGTTGCTCACAGTAAGAGGTCAGACACTGCAGACAGGACTTGAGGGCTTTCAGCTTCCTCCCAGTGCAGGAGTCACAGGCCACATCTTCAGGTCCAGcatagcagaggtcagcagcttggagtccagtcttcttcagctcctccactaacTCTGCTAACATGACGTTCTTCTGCAGGAGAGGCCTCCGTCTGAAGGTCTGTCTGCACTGAGGACACTGGTAGATGTTCCtctcatcttctgagtcccagTAACCTTCAACACAGACCTGACAGAAGCTGTGTCCACAGTTGAGAGTGACTGGATCCTTCAGTAGATCCAAACAGATGGAACAGGAGAGAACTTCAGCTCTGGCCTCCATTTCACTGACGACTGACTGGCTTCAGACGAGGAACTGAAACTTAACTGTTGCTTCCTCCTTCTGTCAGAGTTCCTGGAAACCACGTGATGATTCTGGTAAATCACAAGAAGCAACAGCTCCAACAGCCATGTGAGCAGAGGTCTAAAGACCACGAGAGGGCGCCAGACTACAACGCTATGAACCAGTGTGTTCCAGACCACTTTCTTCCTGGctgctttattcattttatctTGACTTTGCAACGTTTCTTCTTATTacctttttatcatttatttcgTAGCATCTtcaacacaaatgtattttacagTGATACTGTCAAAGTCACTCAGTCGTGATGTGTGCAGTGTTTTGACTGCGTTTGAGTGAGTTGGAGGATCAGCACCGTGATGAAAAGCTCTTGCTTGCCAGGTGAGCTTCGTCTGGCCAATCTACTGTGTGCACATTTACCACTAGTGATGTTCAATTCCACCGATTTCCTTTCTGATCCGATACTTGGTGatattcaggctggtatcgCTGATACCGACACTGGTACCTACAGGTATGTGACTACACCTAATGATAGCTTCCTTCAGAGTACAAGAATGAGTCTTTattctttgtttatttaaataaaacattgaaataaattaTTCTTGAATTAGTAACAACCACTATAAATCGCATATTTACCGTCTGTTCTGTCTTTTGCTCAGAACCGCTCCTGTCTTTGAAAAGACTCTCTCTGCTGGAACAGAAGTGGCAGTGACTCCCAggtatctcactgaaaaacTACTGGGACGACTCAGCACTGAATATCAAATCACATCAGGTTCAACTATCTACAAAAAGGCGGTACAAACAATTATTATCATGGCAACTCAAAAGTGAAAGTGcccattaaatatttaaaaaatagcgCCACAATAATTGTTAAA encodes:
- the LOC128755658 gene encoding tripartite motif-containing protein 16-like, yielding MEARAEVLSCSICLDLLKDPVTLNCGHSFCQVCVEGYWDSEDERNIYQCPQCRQTFRRRPLLQKNVMLAELVEELKKTGLQAADLCYAGPEDVACDSCTGRKLKALKSCLQCLTSYCEQHLQPHLEAPAFRRHKLVQPSKQLQEIICPQHDEEKKMFCRTDQQVICHLCAVDQHKDHHIVSAAAERREREKEVDQSRGRIQQRIQEREEELKLLHQEQETIRDSADKAVKDSQETLQQLIQNLQRRMSDVEQHIRSRQETEATRVQALQEQLEQEIAELKKKDAELQQLSLTDSHSVFLQNRSSLSEVSEDTLSSRTHVRPHCCFEEVSAAVSASRERLQDLLRDTCTNISLMLRAEPKTRAEFLTFSRDITLDPNTAQSWLLLSKGNRKVTFTGKDQSPHHPDRFTRAHQVLSKEPLTGRCYLEVEWSRGAAVAVSYKNISRSGGESRFGDNDKSWSLWCQDSGCLFTHNSITTEVSTAPPSRVGVYLDHSAGLLSFYSISETMTLLHRVHTTFTQPLHAGLRVLVWSSSCEILKLN